A genomic region of Metopolophium dirhodum isolate CAU chromosome 1, ASM1992520v1, whole genome shotgun sequence contains the following coding sequences:
- the LOC132933765 gene encoding uncharacterized protein LOC132933765: protein MHIFIDILLWEDEDAISSLRSSEAATIFKIKLCDIPKLIKVKSTVYELRGVLAFQRSKSSLRNSVGHYTTYAKRGSKNWELYDDLKKIPVQVKEQTIVPVEFLFYSV from the exons ATGCATATATTCATAGATATTCTTCTTTGggaag atgAAGATGCCATTTCCAGCCTACGGAGTAGTGAGGCAGcaaccatttttaaaattaagctgTGTGACATCCCAAaactaataaaagtaaaatccaCAGTATATGAACTAAGAGGTGTTTTGGCATTTCAACGCTCTAAAAGTTCATTGAGAAATTCGGTTGGACACTATACAACATACGCAAAAAGGGGATCTAAAAATTGGGAACTGTATGATGACCTCAAGAAAATTCCTGTCCAAGTAAAAGAACAAACGATAGTACcagttgaatttttattttattcagtttaa